tggatatattattatattaaaagagaaaacacATACTCTAATTTTATCTCTACTGTTTTACAAATGCTATgtcaggaaaaaaaaaagagattgatTGGATTTAAGTAGACATTGATGAATAGTTAATAGGACTACGAAAATCTTGCTATGGGCATCTCTTCACCAACATTTTATGTCTTTGCAAAATGTGATCCCACTTTTGACTCCCAAACAATTTACAACCAAATGCGAAAATACAACAGACACTAAGAAGAATTTGTTCGCAGAAAGAAATACAGAAATATCCAAATCAAAGTGAGTCCAGCATCAAGTTGCATCCAAAAAAGGTAATCTGGTTTTAAACACATTTTTTCACCTTTAGGGGCCAATACTACACAAATAGATCCAATTGCAGCATGACTGAACCAgtgcataaaaataaaagttttgaattcAACGTACCATTTTTAAAGAGAATTGTGCACAAACATTCAAAATGATAGAAACGGCACTTAAAAAGACTACATACcatcaaatttatcattttgagCGACCACAATAGGAGATCCCTCAAGCTGAGAATCAaataaatagaaacaacaacATGATTAGATACAACTATAAATTACTAGAAATATTAAACAGCTGGAAAATCAGCAGTAATAAGTAATAAGAAAAAGCAATATACTACCTTGCAAGACAACAACTTGATACAACATCCATCAGGCTGCTCCTCAACTCTAACTAACAAAACAGGACATACTTCAAATGCAAAGAACTTGAACCTATACACGTAACACCTGAACGTACTATCGTCCACTCGTTCAATCCTCTCTGCATCCAACACTGAGTACTGGCTCGCCGGCAAGCTCATATACTCCActaaattaaccaaaaaaaaaatgaaattctccatAAATAATAACACTACCACCATTCACTGCTTCAAGTAATCAATCAACATGGATAACACTTTGTGAAGTTAGTTAAGTACACTTGTTTTTCCCCCTTATCTCCAAAACCAGTTACTAGCTTACTCAACAAATAAAACCACTATTACAGTCACTGCATCAAACAGTCAACCAACCTAGCTTATACCTCTCCGTCAAGCTCAAATACTCAACTAAGTCaacctaaaaaataattaaaactagtaAAACTCAACAAATAGACACACTATCACCAGTCGGTGCTTCAAAAATCGAACAACTTGGATTATATCTCACCAGGAAGCTTAAACACTCAACTaaatcaacaaaaagtaatcaaaaatcGAAAAAACTCCCAGATATAAAAACAATATCAACTGTCACtgcttcaaaattcaaataatcaATCGATTCGTATTATGCACTAGCAATCAAGCTCAAATATTCAActaaatcaatcaaaaatagttttaaaaaaatagtaaaactcaacaaataataacaaaatcaacaGTCACTACTccaatcaatcaatcaactagGATTGTACCTCGCCAACAAGCTCAAATActtaacaaaatcaacaaaatagcGAAATGAAAACAATATCAACAGTAGCTGCTTCAAATAATCAATCAACTTAGATTACATCTCGTCCGCAAACTCAAATACTTAACTAAATTAACCGAAACACTGCTTCAAACAATCAATCAACTTGGATTATACCTCGCCAACAAGCTCAAATACCTAACTAAATCAACAAACATAGCGAAATCAAAACAATATCAACAGTAGCTGCTTCAAACAATCAAGCAACTTAGATTATATCTCGTCCGCAAACTCAAATACTCAACTAAATCAACCAAAACACTGCTTCAAACAATCAATCAACTTGGATAATACCCCGCCAGCAAGCTCAAATACTTAgctaaatcaacaaaaatagcgaaataaaaacaatatcaaCAGTAGCTGCTTCAAATAATCAATCAACAAGGCTTATACTAAATGAAATTAGAGTTGAAGTGCTTACTTAGCGGACGTTGAAGCTGCTTAACGGATAATGACTCTTTCCGGCGGCCAATAAATCGAGCTTTTGGAGCAGAATCAGCTGTAATACGGAGAGTAGTACATTTGGAAGAATCAACAGAGGATAACGTAGTAGAAAACCTAGGGTTTTTGTATTGGAAAGAAATGTAGCTTAGATTCGTTAGCGAAGAAGAAGCTGAGCTCAACGCcatggaaaatattttagatttggtttggtttcgatttttttttctttgtttaaatgGTTGTTGAAATGTGTGAGGTTGAGGATAAAGTTCACGAGTGTGGTGAGGATTACAATATGTCacccaaaataaaatttaaaaaagcgTATTTTAGCTAAAGATACAAAAGCGCACTTTAGCCTACTAATTCACCCTCCGTtcccttttttgaaaaataactaaacaatcaaatcatataaaattttcatcataTCAATATGAGAATAATTCCAACGCACATACTAAAAGTAATTCTCATCTTGTTACAACAAGGTTACATATCATTTCGTCCAACGCACATAATAAGAGTAATTGTTGGACATAGTAACAATAATTCTCATCTTGTTCAAGTTTACATATCATTTCGTCCAACGCACATACAAAGAGTAATTGTTGGACATACTAAAGAGTAATTCTCATCTTGTTATAACAAGGTTACATATCATTTCGTTAGGTATtttaataaaacatataatttcatTACTTCTGTTACGGATATAAATAcgaataaaaatgtaaatagTGGATCGCTACGACTTATGCcgaaaataatgttaaattaggtctttgtacaaaaaatattgttccaaataataacatattaattgaatgaaaaaattagTAGGGGTAttattaaaatagtaatatcattgGAAATATCGACGGCGCATTTTAGCATCGTAATCGTAAGCACCCCGCCAACAGGAAATATCTACGCAACTTTAGGTACCAAAAAATGTGTGCTGATTTTGGACTTTTAGCACCACGTGACGCACTTAAACTTCACCCACTACCTAACCCGACGCTGAATATCTTTCAAACACGCTAAATTACACCGTCAATTTCAACtttatcaacaacaacaactcaAAATCAATGAAGAGAACTGGAAATTTGCAGGCAAAATTGATGTAGAAATCTGGAAAATCACGCAAGGTCGATGTAGAAAACCGGAAAATCAGGCAAAATTGATGTTGAAAACTGGAAATTTTCATTCATGATTAGCAGTTCATTACAAAAGGATAAGCTAAGAGCAAGCTAATTGAACTAATTTTACATCCACAAAATACtaatttcaaactttaacaGTAGTACACAGAACCTAAAAAATTTTAAGAGCTAGTGAATTTGGTAACAGCCTTAGTTCCTTCAGAAACAGCATGTTTAGCTAATTCACCAGGAAGAACAAGACGAACGGCAGTTTGAATTTCACGAGAAGTGATGGTAGGCTTTTTGTTGTAACGAGCAAGACGAGAGGATTCCTGTGCAAGTTTCTCGAAGATATCGTTGATGAAACTGTTCATTATACCCATAGCTTTGCTAGAAATACCGATATCTGGATGTACCTGCTTCAGCACCTTGAAGATGTAGATCTTGTAGGTTTCAACCGCCTTCTTagatctcttcttctttttgtctccGGCAGCTGCACTGCTATCCTTTGGTAGCTTCTTACCGGCCTTTGGCTTCTTCTCTGCCGGAGATTTCTCCGCTAAGGGAGTTTTTTCAGCTGCTGGCTTCTTCTCGGCGGGCTTTTTCTCAGCTTTTGGTGCCATTGTAAGGAAGAAGAAAGGGGAACTTTACAGATGCTTTGAATGGAATTTGGGATGATGTGTGGAGAGAATATGACGGGGAGTTTGGTTTATATAGTGGTTTAGGCGGGAGTTATGATTGGTTGATACGGAGTGACGCGGATCGTGAAGGAGAGCCGTTGATCCTACGGTTAAATCAACGGTGGTGAGTAATAGTTTTGTGATCCGGGTCATTTTTCTTGTACTCTACCTAATATGCCCTCTGTTTCCTTTTATACTATTATCCAAAAGATTAATCTTATGAAACAACACTAATTAGTCATTAAAAAGATAGTATCAGTCGGTTTGGAGGGTGATTAGTCACATAAATAGTTtaggattaatttttttaaatattttttgagttaaGTCTGTCGTATAAGGTATGTTTTATTACGATTtacattttttatgtaatttgtagccaattaataaaagtttatTCAATGCGCATAAAGTGCTCACCTCAAAAACAGAAGTTAGAATGATTGTAAATTATCATAAGgttctcaaaaagaaaatactaaCTAAACTAATCATGATTAATTCGAGCTAAATctatatattattgatttgtaaacttactaaagaatttttattcatattcataagtaataaaaaaaaagagtatagGGAGTAATGGAGCTTATTATGTGCTTGGTTCATTGCTTATGATATGATAGGTCTTATGCTGATAAGTTTTTAGgataaattatcaaaaacttACTAGATTTTAGTACGTTctgatataatattttgatatatatgtgATCGAAATTATAtatcatttgttttaaatacattataatCAAGTGAATTTGCATTTATCAATAATATAGATAAATCTTGCACTTGTCCCTCGCCTCCACCCCATCTCGCCAGTGTATTTGGTATGTCAAATACATATAAATCACACTACATATACGTATATAGTGTGTATCTAGCTTGATTAACATGTATCTCCGATACGTGGACAAATCTATATTGTCTCTGTGACCTTCCTTCCATCTCGCATGTCACTCGTATATCTCATTTGTGTATCTGGTATCTTATATACATACAAATTACACTAAATACATGTACATATATTGGGTATCTAGTATGAATCACATGTATCTGAGATGCATAAGACAAATTTTGCCCGCGTATGTCGCCTCCCCACCACCTCCCTTGTCACTCTCATATCTCAATCATGTATCTAATGTTCAAGATACATGTGAATCGTACATGATATATGTACGAAGTATGTACCTAATGTGGTTCATCTGTATCTGACTTAAAATttgttatgaaattatttaaaatgagaaaaatacaattttttttaaatataaataaatgacaTGTAGTAATAAAAAGGGGACTTGCCAAttgttctatttttatttaaagaaaattaaaatgaatcgGTTATTTCCAGCAAAGCAACTAACGTTTacaaggatatatatatataaaaagttgatCGACAAAAACAGAAATAAGCAAAACTTCAAACAAAATATATCTAGACATTTTCACAtagtttaaaaacatatttaacttttttttttttcaattgactTATTTCAACTTGGCATAATCATTGAAGTGTAGTCTAGTGTTCACCATGTGCCAAGACAAAGTTTATATTATTCACCATGTGTTGGTGTggttaataataatagttaagtTAAATGCTAATCATGTATAAACATGTTTGATTATATATCACCACATATCAACGTGAGTTTGTGAATAATTAAACACAAATAAATTGTCAATACAACAAACACTTGCaaacataatttaataaaattgaagaatgaaaatattatcgaattatgaaaggaaaaaagttaaaaaggatCTTAAAGTAAATGAGAAATCATGACAAAAATGGTTCCTTTCgtttaaaatatacataaaaaattgtgATCTTTTAGATTTatagcaaaagaaaaaatattcggatttttatcaaatattatcaaatttcatcaattttatttaaaagtaatcgtaacattatttttttttagtgagAACTCACAATTAGAAGTATCTTTTCCATCAAATTTAACAAACATAAGTTGTTAAATAtttaagggataatgcccaagtaccccttAACcttccgaaatctcagagacacacttatactatactaaggtcctattaccccctgaacttattttattaataattttttaccccttttcgacctacgtggcactattttgtgggcccaacgatggttgattttttttttcaaattagtgtcacgtaggctaaaaaggggtagaaaattacttataaaataagttcagggcggtaataggaccttagtataggataagtgtgtctctgatatttcgggcataggttgaggggtacttgtgcattatcccaataTTCAACAAAgaatactatatttttttttaaaaaaaaagatgtttacgaaaaaaaaccaacaaaaagaaaaacaaataagttTCAAAGGGCTGATTATTGAATGGATTGGGGGGATATTTATACTCATCCGTTTGTTTTACTGGATATCGATGTTTAAATATATCAATCCGCTAGTTAATCAATAATCTAAGAGTTGATTCGATATCAAATTAGTAATTAACAAGTAATTATCGAACAGTGTATTGACTAAATCATTTCATGTTTCCTTTTTTCATTTCTCACTCACGAATAACATTAGTCTTCAATCAAACaatataacttttttctttAGCTCTACTTAATTTGGTAATTCTATAATCGTAAATCACAAATATacaaaagttaaatattaaaattgtatgGACATAATCATTCATAACAAATATGTTAAAGAACAATCGTAATAATTCTTAACGAGTTCACattttatataataagaaaatcaaGTAATCCGCGTCCATACCAATAAATCAACATCAACAAGCTAATTAGTcaattatgtaattaattaacttatcgGTTACggtttgattttaaattaaaagattgaaaaagttaaaaaattaaatttttgttatttttttttttatattaccaCTTCCTTAGCATATGCTTCTTCCACTCTCTCTCCATTTTCTCTTAAATCTCCTCTTTTTGTTTCACACAGTAGATATTTTCTCTACATAAAT
This DNA window, taken from Solanum lycopersicum chromosome 5, SLM_r2.1, encodes the following:
- the LOC101266725 gene encoding uncharacterized protein, with translation MALSSASSSLTNLSYISFQYKNPRFSTTLSSVDSSKCTTLRITADSAPKARFIGRRKESLSVKQLQRPLMEYMSLPASQYSVLDAERIERVDDSTFRCYVYRFKFFAFEVCPVLLVRVEEQPDGCCIKLLSCKLEGSPIVVAQNDKFDASMVNKISYDSKLRDSPLQQLTSDAIIEVNIEIPVAFRAIPVQAIESTGSQVLDQILRIMLPRFMAQLVKDYQAWASGDTSRQPLGTGQI
- the LOC101267024 gene encoding histone H2B.3-like; the protein is MAPKAEKKPAEKKPAAEKTPLAEKSPAEKKPKAGKKLPKDSSAAAGDKKKKRSKKAVETYKIYIFKVLKQVHPDIGISSKAMGIMNSFINDIFEKLAQESSRLARYNKKPTITSREIQTAVRLVLPGELAKHAVSEGTKAVTKFTSS